The Impatiens glandulifera chromosome 8, dImpGla2.1, whole genome shotgun sequence genome includes a window with the following:
- the LOC124912197 gene encoding ACT domain-containing protein ACR4-like has product MDCWSSPPMFNDEFEKLVLRVNAPRVTVDNVSDSKSTLIKVDSANKRGSLLDVVQVLTDLNLLIRRAYISSDGGWFMDVFHVTDQHGNKLPEDGMAERIQQSLGPRGRSCRSMKRSVGVQSSMDHTTIELTGKDRPGLLSDIFAVLTDHKCNVVAAEVWTHNSRMASVVYIADESNGLPIDDHDRVTNIRQLLLSVLKGDRDIRGGANTSVVSMGSTHTGRRLHQMMYADRDYHTDDMGINNSSIGSDQRKPVITVENCLEKDYTVVNLRCGDRPKLLFDTVCTLTDMQYVVFHGMVITEGAEAYQEYYIRHIDGYPIRSEAERQRVMDCLEAAIKRRTSEGIRLELCSEDRVGLLTDVTRIFRENGLSVIRAEVTTRSSQAVNVFYVTDASGRPVKSETVETVRKAIGLTVLKVKNDEVFVEQQLPPKESAKFSLGSLFRSRSEKFLYNLGFIKSYS; this is encoded by the exons ATGGATTGCTGGTCCTCTCCTCCCATGTTTAATGATGAATTCGAGAAGCTTGTTCTTCGCGTTAATGCGCCGAG GGTTACTGTTGATAATGTCTCAGACAGCAAATCCACTTTAATTAAG GTTGATAGTGCAAATAAGAGAGGGAGTTTGCTAGATGTTGTTCAAGTTTTGACTGATTTAAACCTGTTGATTAGAAGAGCATACATATCTTCAGATGGGGGGTGGTTTATGGATG TTTTTCATGTTACTGATCAACATGGAAACAAGCTCCCTGAAGATGGTATGGCTGAACGAATTCAGCAG TCTCTAGGACCAAGGGGAAGGAGCTGCAGATCGATGAAAAGGTCTGTCGGTGTCCAATCTTCCATGGACCACACGACGATTGAATTAACAGGCAAAGACCGTCCAGGATTGCTATCAGATATCTTCGCTGTTCTTACAGACCACAAGTGCAATGTGGTAGCAGCCGAAGTCTGGACCCACAATTCAAGGATGGCATCAGTTGTTTACATAGCCGACGAATCAAATGGATTGCCTATCGACGATCATGATCGAGTCACCAACATAAGGCAGCTTCTCCTTTCGGTCCTGAAAGGCGATAGAGATATAAGAGGAGGTGCAAACACATCTGTTGTCTCTATGGGATCAACTCACACGGGAAGAAGGCTGCACCAAATGATGTATGCTGATCGTGATTACCACACCGATGATATGGGAATTAACAACAGCTCCATCGGCAGTGATCAAAGGAAACCTGTTATAACTGTAGAGAATTGTTTGGAAAAGGATTATACGGTTGTGAATTTGAGATGTGGGGATCGGCCTAAGCTACTTTTTGACACTGTCTGCACATTGACTGATATGCAATATGTGGTGTTTCATGGCATGGTGATTACTGAAGGGGCGGAAGCTTATCAG GAATACTATATCAGGCACATTGATGGGTACCCAATTCGATCGGAAGCAGAAAGGCAACGGGTCATGGACTGTTTGGAGGCAGCTATAAAGAGACGAACATCCGAG GGAATTAGACTAGAATTATGCAGTGAAGACCGAGTGGGGCTTCTAACAGATGTAACACGAATATTCAGGGAGAACGGGCTCTCAGTCATTAGGGCTGAGGTCACAACCCGAAGCTCTCAAGCAGTGAACGTTTTCTACGTGACTGATGCGTCGGGGCGTCCGGTTAAGAGTGAAACTGTAGAGACAGTTCGAAAGGCGATCGGGCTTACTGTTCTAAAGGTGAAGAATGATGAGGTATTTGTAGAACAACAATTGCCACCAAAGGAAAGTGCCAAATTCTCACTTGGGTCTCTTTTTAGATCAAGATCAGAGAAATTTCTTTACAATCTTGGGTTCATAAAGTCTTATTCATAA